GCGACGCGCCCCCATTATTTGTTGTTTGAAAACCGGAAACCATGGTACAAGATCTATGGATTTTTGCAGATTCAAAAACGTTGGATTAATTCTTCAGATCGAGGGGGCGATGACCGAGCCGTTGCGCCGATTCAAGGCCGAATTCTTCAAGGCGCTCGCGCACCCGCTGCGCATCCAGATCATCGACGCGCTGCGCGAGGGCGAGCGGGGCGTCAACGATCTGGCCGAGCTGCTGGGGGTCGAGCCGACCACCCTCTCCCAGCAGCTTGCCGTCCTGCGCTCGCGCAACATCGTCGTGGGCCGCAAGGAGGGCAGCTTCGTCCTCTACTCCGTGAAGGACCCGGCCATCTTCACCCTGCTGGACGATGCCATGGTGATCTTCAACAACCACCTGGTCGAGATCCGCGACACTCTCGAGTCCCTCGAGCCGACGACCTGATCCGGCACGAGGGCTTTTTTTTCTCGTCACCTTCAAATCTTTGAAGATAGTGGATTACTGAATCCAAGAGGGCGCCATGCAACCGACTTCCGCACCGCTGACCGAGACACGAAGGGCCGAGCAACGCCCGCCGTGGGTCGGGGACCTCATGGGGGGGCTCACCTCCGCGGTGGTGGCGCTGCCGCTCGCGCTGGCGTTCGCGGTGGCGAGCGGAGTGGACCCCAAGGCGGGCCTGTACACCGCGATCGTCGCGGGGATCGTGGCGTCGCTCTTCGGAGGATCCCCGCTCCAGATCACGGGGCCCACCGGGGCAATGGCGGTCATCCTCGCGGGGATCGTGGCGCAGTACGGCCTCGAGCGGGTCTGGATCGCCGGCCTGATGGCCGGCGTGATCCAGCTGGGCCTCGGCCTCGGGCGTCTCGGCCGGTGGGCCGCCTTGCTGCCCCTGCCCCTCATCACCGGCTTCACCAACGGGATCGCGATCCTCATCTTCACCGGCCAGATCGGCAATTTCCTGGGCGTCGCCCACCTGACCCCCAAGGCCCCGCTGTTGAAGCAGGCGTGGTGGCAGATGACGCACCTCGGCCAGGCCAACCTCGCCGCGGTGATCATCACCGTCGGGGTGATCGGCGTCATGGTCCTGTGGGGCAAGGTGAACCAGACCGTGCCGGGCTCGCTGGTCGCGCTCTTGATCGCGACCGTCGGATCCACCCTGCTCGGGCTCGACCTGCCGCGAATCGGGGCCATCCCGCAGGGGCTGCCCATGCCCAGCATGCCGCCCTTCTCCTTCGGGATGTTGAACGAGCTCATCCGCCCGGCCCTGGCGCTGGCGGCGCTCGGGGCCATCGAGTCCCTGCTGTCGGCGGCAGTCGCCGACCGCCTGTCGGGGAGCAAGCCGCACGACCCGGACAAGGAGCTGGTCGGGCAGGGCCTGGCGAACATCGCGGTGCCCTTCTTCGGCGGGATCCCCGCCACCGGGGCCATCGCCCGGACCGCCGTCAACATCCGATCGGGCGGCAAGACCCGTCTCTCGGGCGTCATTCACGGCCTGGCCATCGCCCTGGTGGTGGTCGCCCTGGGGCCCCTGGCCGCCAACATCCCGCTGGCCGCGCTGGCCGGGATCCTGATGGTGACGAGCTGGCGCATGATCGAGTGGGATCAGGTCAAGCTCCTCTTGCGCTCGACCAAGTCCGACCTGACGGTCATGGCGACGACCTGGCTGGTGACGGTGATCTTCGACCTGGTCCTGGCGGTCGAGGCGGGGCTCGTCATCGCGGTGTCGCTCTTCCTGCGCCGGATGGCGGACGTTCACCTTATCAGCCACCAGGAGGTGTGCCGGGAGTGCGGGGTGCCCGAGGCCCTCGCCGACGACATCAGGGTCTACGAGGTGGATCGCCCCCTGTTCTTCGGGGACGCGCGGCGCTTCGCGGAGACGGTCCTCTCCGACGTCCACTGTCGCGGGCTGGTGCTCGGCATGGCGGCGGTCACGACCATGGACGTCACGGCGGCCATCGCCTTGGGCAACGTGGTCCGCGAGCTGCAGCACCGGGGCGTCAAGGTCGCCCTGTGCGGCCTCAGCGCCGAGGTCAGCGACCTGCTCGAGCGGCTGGGAGTCGCAGGGACCCCCTATCGGTTCGAGCGGGTCGAGACGGGCGTCTCGACCCTGGCCCACGAGCTGAGCGGCGAGGCGTGATTCCGCCTCGCCGCTCTGGGTGGTCCGGTCGCCGGCTTAGCGGGGCATCTGCCCCAGGCCGCCCGCGTTGAGCACCTCGGCGAAGCCTGCCTGCTTCATGGCGCTGGCCGCCGCCGCGCTGCGGCCGCCCGCCGCGCAGTAGACGATCACCGGCTTGTCCTTGGCGAGCTCGCCGAGGCGACCCTGCAGCTCCTGCAGCGGGATGTTGATGGCCCCGGGATAGGCCCCCGAGCGGAACTCATCCTTGGTGCGCACGTCCAGGACGGTGGCCCCGGCTGCGATCTTTTCCTTGATGGTGGCTTGCGACATGCGATTTCCTCCTTGCATGCGGGTGTACACGAATGCGGCCGCGGCCGCGAGGGCCAGGACGGTCCAGATGCTCATTTCGCCTCCACTTCGAAGTTGCCGTCGTTGAGGATGCTGACGTAGCCCCCGGTGACGTTGGCGACGTCGGAAAATCCGTTCTGCTTCAGGATGCGCACCGCGAGGTGGGCCCTGAAGCCCGACTTGCAGTGAACCAGGATGCGCCGATCCCTGGGCAGCGCGTCGAGGCGATCGCGCAGCGCATCCAGAGGGATGTGGTGGGCCCCCACCAGGTGCGACGCTTCGAACTCGCGCGGGGTGCGGACATCCAGCACGTAGGCCCCGCCCGCAGCCTCCATCTCGGCCCTGAGCTCGGCAGGGGTGACGAGCGGGCTGAAGCCCGAGAGGTCGTTCAGCCCGATGAAGGCGGCCAGGTTGACGGGATCGTTGGCCGACGAGTAGGGGGGCGCGTAGGCCAGGTCCAGCTCGGCGAGATCCTCGAGGGTGAAGCCGCCGTGCAGCGCGGTCGCCAGCACGTCGATCCGCTTGTCGACCCCCGCGCGGCCGAAGGCCTGGGCGCCCAGCAAGCCGGCGGTCTGGCGCTCGTAGACGAGCTTGAGGGCGATCGACTCGGCCCCCGGGTAGTAGCCGGCGTGGTGGTCCTTGTGGAGGATGGCGACCCCCACCTCGAACCCGGCCTCGCGGGCCGCTTTCTCGCTCAGCCCGGTCATCGCCGCCGTCGCCTCGAACACCTTGACGACGCTGGTCCCGAGCGCGCCGGCGTAGGGCATGGGCATCCCCAGGGCGTTCGAGGCGGCAATGCGCCCCTGGCGATTCGCGGGGCCTGCGAGCGGCACGCGGACCCGCTTGCCCGAGACGCGCTGAAGGACCTCGACCATGTCCCCGGCGGCGTAGATGAAGGGATCCGAGGTCTGGAGGTGCTCGTCCACCAGGAGCCCGCCCGATGGCCCAAGCTCGAGGCCCGCCTCTTTGGCGAGCGAGAGCTCGGGGCGCACCCCCACCGAGAAGAGAACCAGCTCGGCCGGCAAGACCCGGCCGTCCGAGAGCTCCACGGCGCGATCCTCCGGCAGGACGGCCTTGACCCCGACGCCCGTCTCGACGTGAACCCCGTTCTCTTCAAGCTCCGAGGCCACCCACTTGCCGAACTCGGCGTCCATCACCCCCATGACGGTCGGCTGGAACTCGACGACCGTGGTGTCGAGGCCGCGCTTCTTGAAGGCCTCGGCCATCTCGAGCCCGATGAAGCCGCCGCCGACCACCACCGCGGTCCGGGGCTTCTGCTCGGCGATGTGGTCGTCGATCCGGTCCATGTCGGGGACGGTCCAGAGCTTGAAGACGTGCGGAGCGTCGATGCCGCTCACGCTCGGCATGACCGGCTGCCCTCCCTGGGCCAGGATGAGCTTGTCGTAGGGGACCCACTCCTCGCCCTGGGCACCGCGGACCAGGACCCGGCGCTGCTCGCGATCGATCCGGATCACCTCGGTGTTCACCCGGACCCGGACCCCGTAGCGCGCCTCGAAGCTCTCGGGCGTCTGGAGCAGCAGCTCGGATCGATCGGCGATGTCCCCGGAGATGAAGTAGGGGAGGCCGCAGTTGGCGTATGAGACGTAGGGCCCGCGCTCGAAGACGGTGATGTCGGCGTGCTCGTCGAGCCTGCGGGCGCGGGCGGCTGCGGTCGCGCCCCCCGCGACCCCGCCGATGATGACAAGTTTCATGGAACGGACTCCTTTGCTTGCTCCAGGGCGCTCGAGGGAATGATACCCCACGGGGGTATCCAGATCAAGGGGTTAAGCAGCCGGAGTTCGCGAAAAGATCGGGCCCGAAAGCCAAATCGCCCCGGACGCAGAAGCGTCCGGGGCGTGGGAGATCCGGGAGCTGTCGATCAGACGAGGACGTTCAGCGAGCGCCCCATCGGCTTGCCGCCCTTGAGGATCTGAACCATCAGCGGCACGTCGGTGGCGTAGACGCACGAGGAGAGCCGCATGTCCTTGGAGCTGACGCAGCTGCGGTGCGCCAGGAAGTCGGCGCGGACCCCCCCGGCGATCAGGTGGCTCGGGCGCGCGGGCTGGTGCGTCTCGGGGTCGACGAAGACGGCGCAGTCCTGGCAGACGCCATCCCGGCAGAGGGGACACGTCTCGAGGCGGCTGCGCATCCCGCAGCGACAGGGATGCTGCAGCTCGTGCGGGAAGAAGACGATGGCGGTTCGGCTCGTGAAGGCGGGGTGGTCGGCGATCTTGGTGCGCATGCGGATGGATCCTTTCCGCCTGGATGAGACTGTCTCGTGGGTGCACGGGGGCAACGGATGATTGCTCCTTTTTACCACCCTTGAGTCGCTGAGAACGACGAAGGTTTGCACAAGGCTCCTTGGCGGATGCGCCGAACATGGCCGGGCCGCACCGACGAAGGCTCCATTGTAGCCCCGGCATGACCGCTTAGCAAGTCTTCATAAAATCCTTGTTCGCAGGTCATTAAGGAGGCGCCTGGATCTGGTTATCGGCCCCATAGCGCCCGAAGTTGCGTCCCGGGCGAAAAATCGCCGGGATCAGCGCCCGGCGGGGCGAACGCTCTGGCTCTGGGCGACGATCACCCGCTGGACGTCGGTGATCATCTGGGCCGAGAGGTCGTGGACCGACGCGACCACGTTCGGGATCATGAGGCTCACGATCAAGAGGCCGATGCCGGGCTTGATGGTCGACACGAAGTCGAGCAGGTTCTGCGCCTGCGGCGTCGAGCGGTTGAGAACGCCCAGGCTCACGTCGATCAAGAGCACCACGATCACCGCCGGCATGGCCATCTGGATCACGATCCCGAGCAGCGCCCCGGTGATCTGCAGCATGACCCCCCACAGGGCGGGCGTCACGCGGAAGCCGCCGATGGGCACCAGCTCGAAGGACTGGAAGAAGCCCCCCAGGTACAGCAGGTGGCCACCGCTCAGGCAAAAGACCGTCAGCGCCAGGTAATAGAAGATCTGGCCCGTGGGCGTCGAGTTGGTGCGGATCATGGGGTTCATGGTCGAGATCATGGTCAGGCCGATGGCCTGCGCGATGAAGTCGCCCGCCCCCTGGACGGCGAAGTGGATGATGGATCCTGCGAACCCGAGCGCCATGCCGAAGACCAGCTCCGAGATCACCAGGATGATGAAGGCGAGGAAGTGCTCCGGCGCCTGAGGCGGGTGCGCGAGGCTCGTCCAGTAGACCAGGGCGAGGGCCATGGCGAAGGCCATCCTCCCCATCGCGGGCACCACGCGGCTGCCGAAGACCGGCGCCTGCAGGGTCAGGCCGATGCAGCGCGCGAGCACCAGCACGAAGCCGGGGATCGCCCGGTTGACGAAGTCGATGAACGGGAGAATCGCGGGCTCTGCCATGGGCCTAGCGCGCGAGCATCCCGGGGATGGAGCTCCAGAGGGTGGTGAGGAAGCCGACCATGGTGGAGAGCAGCCAGGGCCCCAGCAGGATCAGCCCCCCGAAGACGGCGAGCGACTTCGGGACGAACGAGAGGGTCTGCTCCTGGATCGAGGTGATGGTCTGCAGCAGCGCCACGACGAAGCCGACCACCAGGCTGATCAGGAGGATCGGCCCGGAGAGGAGCAGGACCATGAGGATGGCCTGGGTCGCGACGTGGATGACGGTCGTGTCGGACATTCTACTTGAAGCTCTGGACGAGGGCGGCCATCACAAGGTGCCAGCCGTTCGCGAGGGTGAAGACCAGGAGCTTGAAGGCGTTCGAGATCATCTGCGGGGGCAGCGAGCTCATGCCGAGCGCCAAGAGGACGTTCGAGACCACCAGGTCGATGACGATGAACGGGATGTAGATGATGAAGCCGATCTTGAAGGCGGTGGTCAGCTCGCTGACCATGAAGGCCGGGATCACCACCTGCAGCGGCACGTCCGCCGGCG
This window of the Pantanalinema sp. genome carries:
- a CDS encoding metalloregulator ArsR/SmtB family transcription factor, translated to MTEPLRRFKAEFFKALAHPLRIQIIDALREGERGVNDLAELLGVEPTTLSQQLAVLRSRNIVVGRKEGSFVLYSVKDPAIFTLLDDAMVIFNNHLVEIRDTLESLEPTT
- a CDS encoding SulP family inorganic anion transporter is translated as MQPTSAPLTETRRAEQRPPWVGDLMGGLTSAVVALPLALAFAVASGVDPKAGLYTAIVAGIVASLFGGSPLQITGPTGAMAVILAGIVAQYGLERVWIAGLMAGVIQLGLGLGRLGRWAALLPLPLITGFTNGIAILIFTGQIGNFLGVAHLTPKAPLLKQAWWQMTHLGQANLAAVIITVGVIGVMVLWGKVNQTVPGSLVALLIATVGSTLLGLDLPRIGAIPQGLPMPSMPPFSFGMLNELIRPALALAALGAIESLLSAAVADRLSGSKPHDPDKELVGQGLANIAVPFFGGIPATGAIARTAVNIRSGGKTRLSGVIHGLAIALVVVALGPLAANIPLAALAGILMVTSWRMIEWDQVKLLLRSTKSDLTVMATTWLVTVIFDLVLAVEAGLVIAVSLFLRRMADVHLISHQEVCRECGVPEALADDIRVYEVDRPLFFGDARRFAETVLSDVHCRGLVLGMAAVTTMDVTAAIALGNVVRELQHRGVKVALCGLSAEVSDLLERLGVAGTPYRFERVETGVSTLAHELSGEA
- a CDS encoding rhodanese-like domain-containing protein, encoding MSIWTVLALAAAAAFVYTRMQGGNRMSQATIKEKIAAGATVLDVRTKDEFRSGAYPGAINIPLQELQGRLGELAKDKPVIVYCAAGGRSAAAASAMKQAGFAEVLNAGGLGQMPR
- a CDS encoding FAD-dependent oxidoreductase, with amino-acid sequence MKLVIIGGVAGGATAAARARRLDEHADITVFERGPYVSYANCGLPYFISGDIADRSELLLQTPESFEARYGVRVRVNTEVIRIDREQRRVLVRGAQGEEWVPYDKLILAQGGQPVMPSVSGIDAPHVFKLWTVPDMDRIDDHIAEQKPRTAVVVGGGFIGLEMAEAFKKRGLDTTVVEFQPTVMGVMDAEFGKWVASELEENGVHVETGVGVKAVLPEDRAVELSDGRVLPAELVLFSVGVRPELSLAKEAGLELGPSGGLLVDEHLQTSDPFIYAAGDMVEVLQRVSGKRVRVPLAGPANRQGRIAASNALGMPMPYAGALGTSVVKVFEATAAMTGLSEKAAREAGFEVGVAILHKDHHAGYYPGAESIALKLVYERQTAGLLGAQAFGRAGVDKRIDVLATALHGGFTLEDLAELDLAYAPPYSSANDPVNLAAFIGLNDLSGFSPLVTPAELRAEMEAAGGAYVLDVRTPREFEASHLVGAHHIPLDALRDRLDALPRDRRILVHCKSGFRAHLAVRILKQNGFSDVANVTGGYVSILNDGNFEVEAK
- a CDS encoding flagellar biosynthetic protein FliR; the encoded protein is MAEPAILPFIDFVNRAIPGFVLVLARCIGLTLQAPVFGSRVVPAMGRMAFAMALALVYWTSLAHPPQAPEHFLAFIILVISELVFGMALGFAGSIIHFAVQGAGDFIAQAIGLTMISTMNPMIRTNSTPTGQIFYYLALTVFCLSGGHLLYLGGFFQSFELVPIGGFRVTPALWGVMLQITGALLGIVIQMAMPAVIVVLLIDVSLGVLNRSTPQAQNLLDFVSTIKPGIGLLIVSLMIPNVVASVHDLSAQMITDVQRVIVAQSQSVRPAGR
- the fliQ gene encoding flagellar biosynthesis protein FliQ produces the protein MSDTTVIHVATQAILMVLLLSGPILLISLVVGFVVALLQTITSIQEQTLSFVPKSLAVFGGLILLGPWLLSTMVGFLTTLWSSIPGMLAR